A genomic segment from Diadema setosum chromosome 11, eeDiaSeto1, whole genome shotgun sequence encodes:
- the LOC140235303 gene encoding uncharacterized protein — MKKTTERLEGENHELKQKNQQLEGRVDDLTHQINDLDQYHRRVNLEIAGVPEEKGENPEKIVLKIAQKITEDVSAGDIDIAHRIGKEDDQRGPRPIIVRFTNRRSRNMIYDGRRKLQHFTTKDFGLRSSSKGNGRIYVNENLVASTRELLKETNRARRLAGYKYLWTHNGRIYVKKNDGGAISVINRKEDLSKLQ, encoded by the coding sequence ATGAAAAAGACCACCGAGCGACTGGAGGGAGAAAATCACGAgctcaaacaaaaaaatcagcaGCTGGAGGGAAGAGTGGACGATCTGACTCACCAAATTAATGACCTTGATCAGTACCACCGTCGGGTCAACCTTGAAATCGCCGGCGTGCCGGAAGAAAAGGGTGAAAACCCTGAAAAGATCGTCTTAAAGATTGCTCAAAAGATCACCGAAGATGTGAGCGCTGGCGACATCGACATTGCTCATCGAATAGGAAAAGAGGATGATCAGCGGGGACCACGGCCGATAATCGTGAGATTCACCAACCGACGCTCACGAAACATGATCTACGACGGCCGAAGAAAGTTACAGCACTTCACCACGAAAGATTTCGGGCTCCGCAGCAGCTCTAAGGGCAACGGACGGATCTACGTCAACGAAAACCTTGTCGCGTCCACCAGGGAGCTGCTGAAGGAAACTAACAGAGCAAGGAGGCTGGCCGGATACAAGTATCTGTGGACCCACAACGGGCGAATCTACGTGAAGAAAAACGACGGAGGCGCAATCAGTGTCATCAACAGGAAAGAGGACCTGTCAAAGCTACAGTAA